In the Pseudomonas sp. TH06 genome, one interval contains:
- a CDS encoding NAD(P)/FAD-dependent oxidoreductase, with protein MLRITELKLPIDHPEEDLRPAIVQRLGIASDDLLDFTLFKRSYDARKKSSELCFIYTIDLEVRDEAKVLGKFADDRNVNVAPDVSYKFVGQAPSDLSQRPIVVGFGPCGIFAGLLLAQMGFKPIILERGTEVRQRTKDTWGLWRKSVLNPESNVQFGEGGAGTFSDGKLYSQIKDPKFLGRKVLHEFVKAGAPEEILYVSKPHIGTFRLTGMVENMREQIREMGGEVRFQERVTDVLIEDGQLVGVQLASGETLHSKHVVLALGHSARDTFRMLHGRGVFMEAKPFSVGFRIEHPQSLIDRARLGKYAGHPKLGAADYKLVHHAKNGRSVYSFCMCPGGTVVAATSEPNRVVTNGMSQYSRNERNANSGIVVGITPEVDYPGGPLAGIELQERLESHAFILGGSDYKAPAQLVGDFINDIPSTELGEVEPSYKPGVALGDLALALPDFAIEAIREALPAFEKQIRGYSLHDAVLTGIETRTSSPLRITRNETLQSMNVKGLFPAGEGAGYAGGILSAGVDGIRIAEAVARDILGLTD; from the coding sequence ATGTTACGAATCACTGAACTCAAGCTGCCAATCGACCATCCCGAAGAAGACCTGCGCCCTGCCATCGTGCAGCGCCTGGGCATCGCCAGCGATGACTTGCTCGATTTCACCTTGTTCAAGCGCAGTTACGACGCGCGCAAAAAGTCCTCCGAACTGTGCTTCATCTACACCATCGACCTCGAAGTGCGCGACGAGGCCAAGGTGTTGGGCAAGTTCGCCGACGACCGTAACGTCAACGTGGCGCCGGATGTCAGCTACAAATTCGTCGGCCAGGCGCCAAGCGACCTGAGCCAGCGGCCGATCGTCGTCGGTTTCGGCCCGTGCGGGATCTTCGCCGGCCTGTTGCTGGCACAGATGGGCTTCAAGCCGATCATCCTCGAACGCGGCACCGAAGTGCGTCAGCGCACCAAAGACACTTGGGGCCTATGGCGTAAAAGCGTGCTCAACCCCGAGTCGAACGTGCAGTTCGGCGAAGGCGGCGCGGGGACGTTCTCCGACGGCAAGCTGTACAGCCAGATCAAGGATCCGAAGTTCCTTGGCCGCAAAGTCCTGCACGAGTTCGTCAAGGCCGGTGCGCCGGAAGAAATCCTCTACGTCAGCAAGCCGCACATCGGTACGTTCCGTCTGACCGGCATGGTTGAAAACATGCGCGAGCAGATCCGCGAGATGGGCGGCGAAGTACGCTTTCAGGAGCGCGTCACCGACGTGCTGATCGAAGACGGCCAACTGGTCGGCGTGCAACTGGCCAGCGGCGAAACCCTGCATTCGAAACACGTGGTTCTGGCCCTCGGCCACAGCGCCCGCGATACTTTCCGCATGCTCCACGGCCGTGGCGTGTTCATGGAAGCCAAACCGTTCTCGGTGGGTTTCCGCATCGAACATCCGCAATCGCTGATCGACCGTGCGCGGCTGGGCAAATACGCCGGCCACCCGAAACTGGGAGCCGCCGACTACAAACTGGTGCATCACGCCAAGAACGGCCGCTCGGTCTACAGCTTCTGCATGTGCCCGGGCGGCACTGTGGTCGCGGCGACGTCCGAGCCGAATCGCGTGGTCACCAACGGCATGAGCCAGTACTCGCGTAACGAGCGCAACGCCAACTCCGGCATCGTCGTCGGCATCACCCCGGAAGTCGATTATCCGGGCGGCCCGCTGGCCGGTATCGAGTTGCAGGAACGTCTGGAATCCCACGCGTTCATCCTCGGTGGCAGCGACTACAAGGCCCCGGCACAACTGGTCGGCGATTTCATCAACGATATTCCTTCGACCGAACTGGGCGAAGTCGAGCCGTCGTACAAACCGGGCGTGGCGCTGGGTGATCTGGCGCTGGCACTGCCAGACTTTGCCATCGAGGCCATTCGTGAAGCGTTGCCGGCGTTCGAGAAGCAGATTCGCGGTTACTCGCTGCACGATGCGGTATTGACCGGGATCGAGACACGCACCTCGTCGCCGCTGCGTATTACGCGTAACGAGACGCTGCAGAGCATGAACGTGAAGGGCTTGTTTCCGGCCGGTGAAGGCGCGGGTTATGCGGGCGGGATTCTGTCGGCGGGTGTCGATGGGATTCGCATCGCGGAAGCCGTGGCTCGCGACATTCTGGGTCTGACTGACTGA
- a CDS encoding short chain dehydrogenase: MKILLIGAAGTIGSAVDKELSQRHEVIRIGRNSGDFHVDISDSASIRKLFEQTGKFDALVCAAGNVTFAPLGEMNEDSFALGLKDKLMGQVNLLLIGREFANDGASFTFTTGVLSHDPIRSGASAALVNGALDSFVRAAAIELPRGLRVNSISPTVLLEAMGSYAPYFRGYKPVPAADVALAYAKSVEGLQTGQTFHVG, from the coding sequence ATGAAAATTCTGTTGATAGGCGCTGCCGGCACCATTGGTTCGGCCGTGGACAAAGAACTGTCGCAACGTCATGAAGTGATTCGCATCGGTCGCAACAGCGGCGATTTCCACGTCGACATCAGCGACAGCGCGTCCATCCGCAAGCTGTTCGAACAGACCGGCAAGTTCGATGCGCTGGTCTGCGCGGCCGGTAACGTGACCTTCGCCCCGTTGGGTGAAATGAACGAAGACAGCTTTGCCCTGGGCCTCAAAGACAAGCTCATGGGTCAGGTCAATCTGCTGCTGATCGGCCGCGAATTCGCCAATGACGGCGCTTCTTTCACCTTCACCACCGGTGTCCTCAGTCATGACCCGATCCGCAGTGGCGCGTCGGCGGCGCTGGTCAATGGCGCGCTGGACAGCTTCGTGCGCGCAGCCGCCATCGAACTGCCGCGCGGCCTGCGGGTGAACTCGATCAGCCCGACCGTCCTGCTGGAAGCCATGGGCAGCTATGCACCCTACTTCCGTGGCTACAAACCGGTTCCGGCGGCGGATGTGGCATTGGCCTACGCGAAAAGTGTTGAAGGACTGCAAACCGGTCAGACGTTTCACGTGGGCTAA